In a genomic window of Papilio machaon chromosome 4, ilPapMach1.1, whole genome shotgun sequence:
- the LOC106718428 gene encoding GTP-binding protein 1 — MDKIMDSPVDGSPLSEAEGFAESETDYSSIRGKMILVSPTADEYDLLRKQLLERMEAGNGEIIYDIGQGEDGKGLTEDEYSASVATLQSLVSGERVSCVELRRWDCGTGLVGQYLLRTELDHTDFMEIRVAVVGNVDAGKSTLLGVLTHGELDNGRGHARQRLFRHKHELESGRTSSVGNDILGFDSMGNVVNKPDHGTLDWVKICEKSSKVITFIDLAGHERYLKTTVFGMTGHAPDFGMLMIGANAGIVGMTKEHLGLALALSVPVFVVVTKIDMCPPNVLQDNLKMLIRILKSSGCRKVPVMVKTKDDVIVSATNFVSQRLCPIFQVSNVTGENLQLLTMFLNLLKTRMPAHDDKPAEFQIDDTYSVPGVGTVVSGTTLAGTIRLNDTLMLGPDALGRFAPVAVRGIHRKRMPVPEVRGGQTASFALKKIKRSQIRKGMVMVSPALNPQACWQFEGEILVLHHPTTISSRYQAMVHCGSIRQTASILSMSRDCLRTGDKALVRFRFIKHPEYLKHGQRMVFREGRTKAVGNVLRPEPVSAMRAPPTRHKHDIHAHTHSAQRRHNDHDQQDKDTDVTAADSPFEVQADKRGAGAGGGRRPRKRHDKPGQPSQSAVPAN, encoded by the exons ATGGATAAAATAATGGATTCGCCCGTGGATGGAAGTCCACTGTCGGAGGCGGAGGGCTTTGCAGAGAGCGAAACTGACTACTCGAGTATTAGGGGAAAG atGATACTGGTAAGTCCAACAGCTGATGAATATGACCTGTTAAGGAAACAACTCTTAGAAAGGATGGAAGCTGGAAATGGTGAAATTATATATGATATTGGACAGGGCGAAG atgGCAAAGGTTTGACGGAGGATGAATACAGCGCGTCAGTTGCGACGCTTCAGTCGCTGGTGAGCGGCGAGCGGGTCTCTTGCGTGGAGCTCCGCCGCTGGGACTGCGGCACTGGCCTCGTAGGACAGTATCTGCTCAGGACTGAATTGGACCATACCGACTTTATGGAGATACG GGTTGCGGTTGTGGGTAACGTAGACGCGGGCAAGTCAACGTTGCTGGGCGTACTGACGCACGGCGAGCTGGACAATGGACGAGGACACGCGCGTCAGCGGCTCTTCCGACACAAGCATGAGCTCGAAAGCGGCCGGACCAGCTCCGTTGGCAATGATATCCTCGGATTTGATAGCATGG GTAATGTGGTGAACAAGCCGGATCACGGTACTCTGGATTGGGTGAAGATCTGCGAGAAGTCCTCCAAGGTGATAACGTTCATCGATCTGGCGGGACACGAGCGGTACCTAAAGACAACTGTCTTCGGTATGACCGGACACGCACCGGACTTCGGCATGCTCATG ATTGGAGCTAACGCTGGTATAGTGGGTATGACGAAGGAGCACCTCGGGCTGGCGCTGGCGCTGTCAGTGCCCGTGTTCGTAGTCGTCACCAAGATAGACATGTGCCCGCCCAACGTGCTTCAG GATAACTTGAAGATGCTGATCAGGATTCTGAAGTCATCAGGATGCAGGAAGGTGCCCGTCATGGTGAAGACAAAGGATGATGTCATCGTCAGCGCCACCAACTTTGTATCTCAGAG ACTGTGTCCAATCTTCCAAGTGTCAAATGTGACTGGTGAGAACCTGCAGCTGCTGACGATGTTCCTCAACTTGCTGAAGACGAGAATGCCAGCGCACGATGACAAGCCCGCAGAGTTCCAGATAGACGACACATACTCTGTACCT GGTGTAGGCACAGTGGTGTCGGGTACAACGTTGGCGGGTACTATCCGGTTGAATGATACACTGATGCTGGGTCCAGACGCGCTGGGTCGCTTTGCTCCAGTAGCAGTACGCGGGATACATCGCAAGCGTATGCCAGTGCCGGAAGTACGAGGTGGACAAACTGCAAGCTTCGCACTCAAGAAG ATAAAGCGGTCTCAGATCCGTAAGGGCATGGTGATGGTGTCGCCGGCTTTGAACCCGCAGGCGTGTTGGCAGTTTGAAGGCGAGATTCTCGTGCTGCATCATCCCACAACCATCTCCTCTAGATACCAGGCCATGG TTCACTGCGGCAGTATCCGTCAGACGGCGTCGATACTGTCGATGTCACGTGACTGTCTCCGCACCGGAGACAAGGCGCTGGTGCGCTTCCGCTTTATCAAACATCCCGAGTATCTGAAGCACGGCCAGCGTATG GTATTCCGTGAGGGTCGTACCAAAGCGGTGGGCAATGTGCTGCGGCCGGAGCCGGTGTCTGCAATGCGTGCACCTCCCACACGTCACAAACACGACATACATGCGCACACGCATTCCGCACAGCGCAGGCACAACGATCACGAC CAACAGGACAAGGATACTGATGTGACCGCAGCTGACTCTCCATTCGAGGTGCAGGCGGACAAGCGCGGCGCAGGCGCAGGTGGGGGGCGGAGACCCCGCAAGCGACACGACAAGCCCGGTCAGCCCTCGCAATCCGCTGTACCCGCCAACTGA
- the LOC106718486 gene encoding zinc finger protein 821: MSVKIKIMERNNIDTKSETWSLLPGIVVKIEHEDNKESSNYNSEDEMKLEASSFGEDSYFSSFINLFPISSSSKKRGGNSSRFKNESQEKRAARLARMAKRAAERIAAESPQQRKERLTKLSACKAKRLANESLAERLVRLKKMSAYTASRIAQETDEQRAERLSRMSQLSARRIANETEEQKRARLLKMAAYSARRRALKKAV; the protein is encoded by the coding sequence AtgtctgtaaaaataaaaataatggaaaGAAACAATATAGATACGAAATCGGAGACATGGTCATTGTTACCAGGAATAGTGGTCAAAATAGAACATGAGGATAACAAGGAATcaagtaattataattctgaagatgaaatgaaattagaGGCAAGTTCATTTGGAGAGGACAGTTATTTTTCatctttcattaatttattcccAATTTCGAGTAGTTCAAAGAAAAGAGGCGGAAATAGTTCGCGATTTAAAAACGAATCTCAAGAAAAACGAGCAGCACGATTAGCAAGAATGGCAAAGCGCGCTGCAGAGAGAATTGCTGCTGAGAGTCCACAGCAACGCAAAGAaagattaacaaaattatcagCGTGTAAAGCTAAAAGGCTAGCCAATGAAAGTCTAGCAGAACGTTTAGTACGACTTAAAAAGATGTCAGCATACACAGCTAGCCGAATAGCACAAGAAACTGACGAACAAAGGGCTGAGCGTTTGAGTCGCATGTCACAATTAAGTGCTAGAAGAATTGCTAATGAAACAGAAGAACAAAAGCGGGCACGTTTATTAAAGATGGCTGCGTATTCTGCTAGGAGACGTGCACTGAAGAAAGCAGTCTAG
- the LOC106710540 gene encoding uncharacterized protein LOC106710540, translated as MEQGFNKANSANLPRVDSLMVGEFLASNKDFCSAEFRSIKTSISSRPSYGDDAVSYVQLKREANLCTVKAKLCPEHKVHAKLYVVTLIVDEEDEVVKSVQCHGCVASQGGCKHAVAFLMWVHRRSEEPSCTSVECYWRKSKLSGVGTTLKYITSKQLSNGKPSLPSNSGVFTKFIEGKKHKLSDCEVLKYQADYFPDTLERLSMHKLVQKYKEKSSDTFFEKVVLTNDDIIKVEEATREQHKSSLWYELRYGRVTASQAFEFSRCKTTDGTLISLIMGGKIPDTWAMKRGRMLENEVRQTVSSLLGKKIKKCGLMLCKNYPIIAASPDGICDDNIIEIKCPTSVKTYNNYVINGKPTKKYYAQMQLQMLLTGCKNGYYCVADYNFSENKKVNIIQVKFDAQYASDFVKVLISSWKDNVYPILYQSAI; from the exons ATGGAACAAGGATTTAACAAGGCAAATTCTGCTAATTTGCCTAGAGTTGATTCATTGATGGTAGGAGAGTTCCTAGCTTCAAACAAAGACTTCTGTTCAGCAGAATTTAGAAGCATCAAAACATCTAT atcCTCAAGGCCATCTTATGGCGATGACGCTGTAAGTTATGTGCAGCTGAAACGCGAAGCTAATCTGTGCACCGTCAAGGCAAAACTTTGCCCTGAGCATAAGGTCCATGCAAAATTGTACGTAGTAACACTTATAGTCGACGAAGAGGATGAAGTAGTGAAATCTGTGCAATGCCATGGCTGTGTTGCTTCACAAGGAGGCTGCAAACATGCTGTAGCTTTTCTCATGTGGGTCCATCGCCGAAGTGAGGAGCCTTCCTGTACATCTGTGGAGTGCTACTGGAGAAAATCAAAGCTGTCAGGGGTTGGTaccacattaaaatatataacttcgAAACAATTATCTAATGGCAAACCAAGCTTGCCATCAAATAGTGGtgtgtttacaaaatttatagaagGGAAGAAACATAAACTTAGTGACTGTGAAGTACTTAAGTATCAAGCAGACTATTTTCCTGATACATTAGAAAGATTATCAATGCATAAACTGGTACagaaatacaaagaaaaatccTCTGACACCTTTTTTGAAAAAGTTGTGTTAACTAATgatgatattataaaagtgGAGGAAGCAACTAGAGAACAACATAAAAGCTCACTTTGGTATGAATTGAGGTATGGCAGAGTGACAGCTTCACAAGCTTTTGAATTCAGTAGGTGCAAAACCACTGATGGCACCTTGATTTCATTGATAATGGGAGGGAAAATTCCAGATACATGGGCCATGAAGCGCGGTAGAATGTTGGAGAATGAAGTGAGGCAAACAGTGAGCAGCTTACtgggaaaaaaaattaaaaaatgtgggCTAATGCTTTGTAAAAACTATCCCATTATAGCAGCGTCACCTGATGGGATTTGTGATGACAATATAATCGAAATTAAGTGCCCAACAagtgtaaaaacatataacaattatgttattaatggGAAACCCACTAAAAAATACTATGCGCAGATGCAGCTACAAATGCTTTTGACAGGCTGTAAAAATGGCTATTACTGTGTAGCTGATTACAACtttagtgaaaataaaaaggttaatATAATACAAGTTAAATTTGATGCACAATATGCATCTGATTTTGTCAAAGTGCTAATTTCTTCATGGAAAGACAATGTGTATCCTATATTATATCAAAgtgcaatttaa
- the LOC106710629 gene encoding uncharacterized protein LOC106710629, with protein MNSKVYKWCVVPQCNNTSIKTPNKLFVYVPNNKTMRNKWLTLARRDPTDLSLNTSIYFCEDHFDLPNDMDNYMEYHVMGLVSQVRMKPGCIPTKFECQIDRRKRTAHTKERPYIIKKQRRALIEEFEKNLENKSITKKHLELGEASSSGSVLHDNIEENLTENSALRTTDKSIQVFITHKFRSKAIQTENKLINQMTSPLKPHTRSVSTSPLKVTRGNFTSPWTSTLHKPSRQIYPPANQSDSDTSFTPSVMHRESSPSTIYLQIESISDCSEMIQDDKKQEASKILECTLLKITKSPRFYIGVPKSCYDLIHLIEKHTNIPANNILMCLKKIRLNNPFRELADDFTMTPSHASKIFLKNIPLLASVMRPFLVNLNKHSIKSNLPMAFRHKYHNVSCIIDCLEIEVQKPSKALHQSLTWSEYKKANTIKYLVSCTPNGLVNYISPGFGGRITDTCLVESCNFIKCLQSGMCVMADRGFKHVEQYLRREGVQLVRPPSVTTGAKLSKAEARETKQIASLRIHVERVIRRLREFNMLRPHACLNHNLIKVLDDVITIACGLINLQDSLIK; from the exons atgaattcaaAAGTGTATAAGTGGTGTGTGGTCCCTCAGTGCAATAATACATCTATAAAAACTCCGAACAAGTTATTTGTTTACGTtccaaataacaaaacaatgagAAATAAATGGTTGACTCTTGCACGGCGAGATCCAACAGATTTAAGTCTAAAtacttcaatttatttctgtgaagatcattttgat TTACCAAATGATATGGACAATTATATGGAATATCATGTAATGGGATTGGTGTCGCAGGTTCGCATGAAACCAGGCTGTATTCCTACAAAATTTGAATGCCAGATAGATAGAAGAAAACGAACAGCTCATACGAAAGAACGACCGTACATTATCAAGAAACAAAGACGGGCACTAATTgaagaatttgaaaaaaatttggAGAATAAAAGCATTactaaaaaacatttagaacTTGGAGAAGCTTCATCCAGCGGTTCAG ttttGCATGACAACAtagaagaaaatttaacaGAAAACAGTGCCTTGAGAACTACTGATAAGTCTATTCAAGTATTTATTACTCACAAGTTCAGAAGTAAAGCCATTcaaacagaaaataaattaataaatcagatGACATCACCCTTGAAACCTCATACCCGTTCTGTTTCTACATCACCACTTAAAGTTACAAGAGGCAATTTCACATCGCCATGGACATCCACATTACATAAACCTTCAAGGCAAATATATCCCCCTGCAAATCAATCTGATAGTGATACTTCTTTTACACCATCTGTAATGCATAGAGAATCATCACCATCAACAATATATCTTCAAATTGAATCTATATCAGACTGCAGTGAGATGATACAAGATGATAAAAAACAGGAGGCATCTAAAATTCTGGAATGTACCTtgcttaaaattacaaaaagccCGCGTTTTTACATTGGAGTTCCCAAAAGCTGTTATgacttaattcatttaatagaaaaacataCTAATATTCCTGCTAACAATATACTCATGTGTCTAAAgaaaattagattaaataacCCATTTAGAGAGCTTGCTGATGACTTTACAATGACTCCAAGTCATgctagcaaaatatttttaaaaaatatacctttaTTAGCAAGTGTCATGCGTCCTTtccttgttaatttaaataaacattctataaaaagtaatttacctATGGCTTTTAGGCATAAATATCACAATGTCAGTTGTATCATAGACTGCTTAGAAATAGAGGTACAAAAGCCTTCAAAGGCCTTGCATCAGTCGCTGACATGGTCAGAATATAAAAAGGCCAATACTATTAAGTATCTTGTATCCTGCACTCCCAACggtttagttaattatatttcaccTGGTTTTGGAGGTCGAATCACAGACACATGTTTAGTGGAATCTTGTAACTTTATAAAGTGCTTGCAATCAGGCATGTGTGTGATGGCTGACAGGGGTTTTAAGCATGTGGAGCAATATTTACGCAGAGAGGGAGTGCAACTAGTAAGACCTCCAAGTGTTACAACAGGGGCAAAACTTTCTAAAGCTGAAGCAAGGGAAACCAAACAAATTGCTAGTTTGAGGATCCATGTAGAGCGAGTGATTCGGCGATTGAGAGAATTTAACATGTTAAGGCCACATGCATGTCTAAATCACAATCTTATCAAAGTACTTGATGATGTTATTACCATTGCCTgtggtttaattaatttgcaagattctttgattaaataa